A region of Curvibacter sp. AEP1-3 DNA encodes the following proteins:
- a CDS encoding sigma-70 family RNA polymerase sigma factor, with amino-acid sequence MTEPLEKTVDADWPLVERTIAGDQRAYGLLVIKYQRRVQRLVGRMVRDVDLVEDITQETFIRAYRALHQFRGDAQFYTWLYRIAVNTAKKALLELKRDRTISESFFARDEEDETSLRQNEPSSDETPESVLAAKEIAGVVNSAMDELPEELRQAVVLREIEGLSYEEISLAMACPIGTVRSRIFRAREAISAKVKPLLDKQTGKRW; translated from the coding sequence ATGACCGAACCCCTTGAAAAAACGGTGGATGCTGATTGGCCGTTGGTCGAGCGCACGATTGCCGGCGACCAGCGAGCCTATGGCCTATTGGTTATCAAATATCAAAGAAGGGTTCAGCGACTTGTCGGGCGCATGGTCCGGGATGTTGATCTGGTCGAAGACATTACTCAGGAAACGTTCATCCGCGCCTACAGGGCTTTGCATCAGTTCCGGGGAGACGCCCAGTTTTACACCTGGCTGTATCGCATTGCGGTAAACACCGCCAAAAAAGCACTTTTGGAATTGAAACGGGACAGGACTATTTCAGAGTCTTTTTTCGCACGGGATGAAGAAGATGAAACTTCTTTGCGCCAGAACGAACCAAGCAGTGACGAAACGCCTGAATCAGTGTTGGCGGCCAAAGAGATTGCTGGCGTGGTGAACAGTGCGATGGATGAACTGCCTGAAGAGTTGCGCCAAGCAGTGGTGCTACGGGAAATTGAAGGGCTGAGTTATGAAGAAATTTCTCTTGCCATGGCTTGTCCGATAGGGACTGTACGCTCGCGGATATTCCGGGCGCGAGAAGCGATATCGGCCAAGGTCAAGCCCCTTTTGGATAAGCAAACAGGCAAGCGTTGGTAA
- a CDS encoding sigma-E factor negative regulatory protein, producing the protein MEHNTSLTLQEQIAALADGELSADDIGTLLDAMEAEPATYEAWSVHHAVAASVRGERVEAPSGDLAFWQTLQKRLAQESDGPVFHNEIQVPNPVIVASSASNESFWKVRALASFVMVLAVGGLAAVLWPQGDPSESFAQSGTPAAPVATEVATADGSVMLRNPELDALMAAHQQMGGHSAWQAPSGFLRNATYERPGR; encoded by the coding sequence ATGGAACACAACACATCGCTGACTTTGCAAGAGCAAATTGCGGCGCTTGCAGACGGGGAATTGTCAGCGGACGACATTGGCACTTTGCTGGACGCCATGGAAGCTGAACCTGCCACCTACGAGGCGTGGTCAGTGCATCACGCTGTGGCAGCCTCCGTACGGGGCGAGCGGGTTGAAGCTCCTTCTGGGGATTTGGCTTTTTGGCAAACTCTGCAAAAACGCTTGGCTCAAGAATCTGATGGACCGGTTTTCCACAATGAGATACAGGTGCCAAATCCGGTAATCGTTGCAAGTTCGGCATCCAATGAATCATTCTGGAAAGTCCGGGCATTGGCCTCATTCGTAATGGTGCTGGCAGTAGGAGGGCTTGCTGCGGTCCTGTGGCCTCAGGGTGATCCCTCCGAGTCATTTGCCCAGAGCGGTACTCCTGCGGCCCCGGTGGCAACCGAAGTAGCTACTGCTGACGGCAGTGTCATGTTGCGCAACCCGGAGCTCGATGCATTGATGGCAGCCCACCAGCAAATGGGTGGCCATTCCGCATGGCAAGCGCCATCCGGATTTTTGCGCAACGCAACTTATGAAAGACCCGGCCGGTGA
- a CDS encoding MucB/RseB C-terminal domain-containing protein: MEIRTVSIAKALLCSALVVLSFMPAMALAEDPSVSSWLMRLHEASRHRTYTGTFVVSAGTQMASAKIWHVCDGDQQMERIESLSGTPRSTFRKNSEVLTLYPTAKVGIAETRDSFGLFPGLLKSQSTALDEFYQLKPQTTDRVAGIDADVVQIAPKDGMRYGYRVWSEKKSGLVVQLQTLDVDGKTLEQSAFSELQLDAPVSAAKLSQLMGQTEGYRVERRTTEKTTAAAQGWTMSSVVPGFKSAGCYTRPVALLAGASGKAESTMQWMFSDGLATVSLFVERFDPTRHTQAGGADLGGATRTQTRKAGAWWITGVGEVPAATLASFVQALERKK, from the coding sequence ATGGAAATCCGAACGGTGTCTATTGCCAAGGCATTGCTTTGCTCCGCCTTGGTGGTCCTGTCCTTTATGCCGGCGATGGCACTGGCCGAGGACCCCTCGGTGAGCTCTTGGCTCATGCGTTTGCATGAAGCTTCCCGCCATCGCACTTACACAGGTACCTTTGTTGTATCCGCAGGCACACAGATGGCCAGTGCCAAGATCTGGCATGTGTGTGATGGGGATCAGCAAATGGAGCGGATCGAGTCGCTCAGCGGCACCCCACGCTCCACTTTTCGGAAAAATTCCGAGGTCTTGACTCTGTACCCGACTGCCAAAGTTGGCATTGCGGAAACGCGGGATTCGTTCGGATTGTTTCCGGGACTGTTGAAGTCGCAAAGTACCGCTCTGGATGAGTTCTATCAACTGAAGCCTCAGACGACCGACCGGGTGGCAGGGATTGACGCTGATGTAGTTCAGATTGCCCCCAAGGACGGCATGCGCTACGGGTACCGTGTCTGGAGTGAGAAGAAATCCGGCTTGGTCGTGCAGCTGCAGACACTGGATGTAGACGGAAAGACATTGGAGCAATCCGCCTTCTCTGAATTGCAATTGGATGCGCCGGTGAGTGCCGCCAAGCTGAGTCAGTTAATGGGGCAGACGGAAGGCTATCGAGTGGAGCGCCGCACTACAGAAAAAACGACTGCGGCAGCCCAGGGTTGGACGATGTCCAGCGTAGTACCCGGATTCAAATCCGCAGGCTGTTATACACGGCCGGTTGCGCTCTTGGCTGGAGCCTCGGGGAAAGCTGAGAGCACGATGCAATGGATGTTCTCAGACGGCTTGGCAACCGTGTCTCTTTTTGTGGAGCGATTCGATCCGACTCGCCACACACAAGCGGGCGGTGCGGACCTTGGGGGGGCTACGCGTACCCAAACCCGCAAAGCAGGCGCGTGGTGGATCACCGGCGTCGGTGAGGTACCCGCTGCCACGCTGGCCTCTTTTGTTCAGGCTCTTGAACGCAAAAAATAA